The following are encoded together in the Emcibacteraceae bacterium genome:
- a CDS encoding LptA/OstA family protein, whose translation MIGLRNIVSINLLAFSCLCMSAQAQISSLKNHEVENPVDISADRLEVKQKENIALFSGNVVVTQDDMSLVSDRITVFYQGERDENNSSSISRLDASGNVTLTSPTETIKSTWGVYDFTEKIITLGGNVEFNNSDGQIKSPRLQVNLTTGQITMDGGRVEGSPDRVTGQFTPPKN comes from the coding sequence TTGATCGGCCTCAGAAATATTGTCAGCATTAATTTGCTCGCTTTCAGTTGCTTATGTATGTCTGCTCAGGCGCAGATATCATCCTTAAAAAATCACGAGGTAGAAAACCCTGTTGATATCAGTGCCGACAGGCTTGAAGTCAAACAAAAGGAAAATATTGCTCTTTTTAGCGGCAATGTTGTGGTCACCCAGGATGATATGTCACTGGTGTCCGACCGTATCACCGTATTTTATCAGGGAGAGCGTGATGAAAATAATTCATCGTCGATTTCAAGACTTGATGCATCCGGCAATGTGACACTGACATCACCAACTGAAACCATAAAAAGCACATGGGGTGTTTATGACTTCACGGAAAAAATCATTACACTTGGTGGCAATGTAGAATTTAATAATTCGGACGGACAAATTAAAAGTCCCCGCCTGCAGGTCAATCTGACCACAGGACAAATAACAATGGATGGTGGACGTGTAGAGGGAAGCCCAGACCGCGTAACCGGACAATTTACACCACCAAAAAACTAA
- the lptC gene encoding LPS export ABC transporter periplasmic protein LptC: protein MNTQPDHYLETHENVTFDENERQINRASQLKKMIPILTLLAFLCLVLFPILASRENSFTLAIDKLPERDEKAKLIKPSYVDIDSHNNPVNISAESATREENGETNYFFTNLDAQMSLPSGEGIEILAQNGTLNTGTQIMDLGGEITITSETGFQLRATEATFLIGDKIASGRNGVSGIAPFGHFNANNFKADIQDEVITLSGNVKISFDPNKPMNIFASNEQTNTKGINN from the coding sequence GTGAATACACAGCCTGATCATTATTTAGAAACACACGAAAATGTGACGTTCGATGAAAATGAACGTCAGATCAATCGTGCCAGTCAGCTGAAGAAAATGATCCCGATCCTAACGTTGCTCGCATTTCTGTGTCTTGTTCTTTTTCCTATTCTGGCTTCCCGTGAAAACAGCTTTACACTGGCCATTGACAAACTGCCGGAACGTGATGAAAAAGCAAAACTGATTAAACCAAGTTATGTTGATATTGACAGCCATAACAACCCTGTAAACATTTCAGCAGAATCCGCAACACGTGAAGAAAATGGTGAAACCAATTATTTCTTTACGAACCTGGATGCGCAGATGTCACTCCCTTCCGGTGAAGGTATCGAAATACTTGCTCAGAATGGAACGCTGAACACCGGAACCCAGATTATGGATCTTGGCGGTGAAATAACCATTACCTCTGAAACAGGGTTCCAGCTTCGTGCGACAGAAGCGACTTTTCTGATTGGGGATAAAATTGCATCTGGTCGGAACGGCGTATCCGGCATTGCTCCATTCGGTCATTTTAATGCAAATAACTTTAAAGCGGATATTCAGGATGAGGTCATTACCTTAAGCGGAAATGTAAAAATCAGTTTCGATCCGAATAAACCTATGAATATTTTTGCATCGAACGAACAAACAAACACAAAAGGAATAAATAATTGA
- the lptB gene encoding LPS export ABC transporter ATP-binding protein, whose product MEKIIQLSPTDHHPTSLDEGLVVDAVEKKYRKKTVLRGISMQIKKGEVIGLLGPNGAGKTTSFYTMVGLVKPDSGRILLDGHDITHMPMYRRARLGIGYLPQESSIFRGMTVEENIWSVLEICEHNPTKRAEALESLLDEFAIQHIRQSPALALSGGERRRAEIARALASGPSYMLLDEPFAGIDPIAIADIRNLVSHLKDRDIGVLITDHNVRETLDIIDRAYIIHDGQVLMSGTPEEIVENEDVKRVYLGENFSL is encoded by the coding sequence ATGGAAAAAATAATACAGCTCTCACCAACGGATCATCATCCAACCTCATTAGATGAAGGACTTGTTGTTGACGCGGTAGAGAAAAAATACCGAAAAAAAACAGTTCTTCGCGGTATTTCCATGCAGATCAAAAAAGGGGAAGTGATCGGCCTTCTGGGCCCTAATGGTGCCGGGAAAACGACAAGCTTCTACACTATGGTAGGGTTGGTTAAGCCGGACAGTGGCCGAATTCTTCTTGACGGTCATGATATTACACATATGCCAATGTACAGACGCGCCCGGCTTGGCATTGGCTACCTTCCGCAGGAATCATCTATTTTTCGTGGTATGACCGTAGAAGAAAATATCTGGTCCGTCCTGGAAATCTGTGAGCACAATCCGACCAAACGGGCCGAAGCCCTTGAAAGCCTGCTTGATGAATTTGCCATTCAGCATATAAGACAATCCCCTGCACTGGCCCTTTCCGGCGGTGAACGCAGAAGAGCCGAGATAGCCCGTGCCCTTGCATCAGGTCCATCATATATGCTGCTTGATGAACCATTTGCCGGTATTGACCCTATTGCCATTGCCGATATCCGAAATCTTGTCTCTCACCTGAAAGACAGGGATATCGGCGTTTTGATTACAGATCATAACGTCAGAGAAACTCTCGATATTATTGACCGTGCCTATATTATTCATGACGGACAGGTTCTCATGTCCGGAACACCGGAGGAAATTGTAGAGAACGAAGATGTGAAACGCGTATATCTTGGTGAAAATTTCAGTTTGTAA
- a CDS encoding PQQ-dependent sugar dehydrogenase, producing the protein MKLKKGIGAVLTGLVMVATSSMSTSAQQVSEGTQAVPPLFAGQTRAPLASKSAPFVVSDFVAGLNHPWAMAHMPNGKMIVTEVPGRLRIITPDGKVSKPVTGMPAVRAWGSRGLNEIILDPDFANNRMIYFSYLAAPDGVKSDNSDAAYKKFAEEWQAWNKLSREEQSANPWGIWRVASAKLSADEKSISDLKVLIETTPSRMMFDDSGKLLISTQRKSPMGEPNLKSTFGMILRLNKDGSVPNDNPFVGNPDVNDMAYAIGLRNTMGLAKNPETGDIWAGDMGGDGGDEINVVCAGCDYGWPYVSYGRMGGTKPVGTGYTTKPGTVQPIYYWSPVAIAQSSMIFYTGDMFPEWKGNLLLTGLSSMHLARLVLAGDHIIGEERLLDEPGHRLRHVSEGPDGAVYVIQDMPNPKILKLTAPKPANN; encoded by the coding sequence ATGAAATTAAAAAAAGGAATTGGCGCCGTATTAACGGGCCTTGTTATGGTAGCGACATCATCGATGTCTACTTCAGCACAACAGGTATCTGAAGGAACGCAGGCAGTCCCGCCACTGTTTGCGGGGCAAACAAGAGCGCCTCTCGCCAGTAAAAGTGCTCCATTTGTTGTCAGCGATTTTGTTGCCGGATTAAATCACCCATGGGCAATGGCCCATATGCCAAACGGCAAAATGATTGTTACAGAGGTACCAGGAAGACTGAGAATTATAACACCTGATGGAAAAGTTTCAAAACCGGTAACCGGCATGCCTGCTGTTCGTGCCTGGGGATCACGAGGATTAAATGAAATAATCCTTGATCCAGATTTTGCAAATAATCGTATGATTTATTTCAGCTATCTGGCGGCACCCGACGGGGTTAAAAGTGACAATTCCGATGCGGCCTATAAAAAATTTGCGGAAGAATGGCAAGCCTGGAATAAGCTTTCCAGAGAAGAGCAGTCAGCAAATCCATGGGGGATATGGCGCGTTGCTAGTGCAAAGCTTTCTGCTGATGAAAAAAGTATTTCTGACCTTAAAGTGCTGATTGAAACAACGCCAAGTCGTATGATGTTTGATGATAGTGGTAAACTTCTTATTTCCACTCAGAGGAAAAGCCCGATGGGCGAACCCAACCTGAAAAGCACTTTTGGTATGATCCTGCGACTTAACAAGGATGGATCAGTGCCAAATGATAATCCGTTCGTTGGTAATCCTGATGTCAATGACATGGCTTATGCAATTGGTCTGCGCAACACTATGGGACTGGCTAAAAACCCCGAGACAGGGGATATTTGGGCCGGGGATATGGGGGGCGATGGCGGTGATGAAATCAACGTCGTCTGTGCGGGCTGTGATTATGGCTGGCCTTATGTTTCCTATGGTCGTATGGGTGGAACAAAACCTGTGGGTACCGGTTATACGACAAAGCCAGGAACAGTTCAGCCTATTTATTACTGGAGCCCCGTCGCTATAGCGCAGTCATCGATGATTTTTTATACCGGTGATATGTTCCCGGAGTGGAAAGGAAACCTGCTTCTGACAGGCTTATCATCAATGCATTTGGCAAGGCTGGTTCTGGCTGGTGATCATATCATCGGCGAAGAAAGACTGCTTGATGAACCTGGCCACAGATTACGTCATGTAAGCGAAGGCCCTGACGGTGCAGTATATGTCATTCAGGATATGCCAAATCCAAAAATTCTGAAGCTGACAGCACCCAAGCCGGCAAATAACTAG
- a CDS encoding ribonuclease H-like domain-containing protein translates to MTITFHKGDLNDNVKFSGSVAIDTETMGLNPNRDRLCLVQLSAGDGNAHIIQIADGQTEAPNLKKLLENPDIIKIFHFARFDVAVLKKYLNADVAPIYCTKIASKLVRTYTDRHGLKDLLNELLNIDISKKQQSSNWGSTELSQAQLEYAATDVYHLHDLMNILNNMLDSSGRASLAQKCFDFLPTRCELDLAGWQETDIFAHS, encoded by the coding sequence ATGACTATAACTTTCCATAAAGGTGATCTTAACGACAACGTTAAATTTTCTGGCTCAGTTGCCATCGATACTGAAACCATGGGCCTTAATCCCAATCGTGACAGACTTTGCCTTGTTCAGCTTTCAGCGGGGGATGGCAATGCCCATATCATACAGATTGCCGATGGGCAGACCGAAGCACCAAATTTGAAAAAACTGCTTGAAAATCCTGATATTATAAAAATTTTCCATTTTGCACGTTTTGATGTTGCTGTTCTGAAAAAATATCTTAATGCAGATGTCGCGCCCATTTATTGTACAAAAATTGCCTCTAAACTTGTCCGCACCTATACTGACCGTCATGGCCTTAAAGATTTACTGAATGAACTTTTGAATATTGATATTTCCAAAAAGCAGCAAAGTTCCAATTGGGGAAGTACTGAACTAAGCCAGGCACAGCTTGAATATGCGGCGACAGATGTTTATCACCTGCATGATCTAATGAATATTTTAAACAACATGCTGGATAGCAGCGGACGGGCCAGTCTTGCTCAGAAATGTTTCGATTTTTTACCGACTCGATGTGAACTTGATCTTGCCGGCTGGCAGGAAACTGATATTTTTGCTCATAGCTAA